A region from the Triticum aestivum cultivar Chinese Spring chromosome 3D, IWGSC CS RefSeq v2.1, whole genome shotgun sequence genome encodes:
- the LOC123076984 gene encoding AP2/ERF and B3 domain-containing protein Os01g0141000 isoform X2, translating to MGVEILSSTGEHSSQYSSGAVSTATTQSASSRFKGVVPQPNGRWGAQIYERHARVWLGTFPDEDSAARAYDVAALRYRGREAATNFPSAAAEAELAFLAAHSKAEIVDMLRKHTYADELRQGLRRGRGMGARPQPTPSWAREPLFEKAVTPSDVGKLNRLVVPKQHAEKHFPLKRTPETTTTTGKGVLLNFEDGEGKVWRFRYSYWNSSQSYVLTKGWSRFVREKGLGAGDSIVFSCSAYGQEKQFFIDCKKNKTMASCPADGGAATASPPVAEAANGEQVRVVRLFGVDIAGEKRGRAAPAEQELFKRQCVAHSQHSPALGAIVL from the exons ATGGGGGTGGAGATCCTGAGCTCCACGGGGGAACACTCCTCCCAGTACTCTTCCGGGGCCGTGTCCACAGCCACGA CGCAGTCGGCGTCGTCGCGGTTCAAGGGGGTTGTGCCGCAGCCCAACGGGCGGTGGGGCGCCCAGATCTACGAGCGCCACGCTCGCGTCTGGCTCGGCACGTTCCCGGACGAGGACTCTGCGGCGCGCGCCTACGACGTGGCAGCGCTCCGGTACCGGGGCCGCGAGGCCGCCACCAACTTCCCCTCCGCGGCCGCAGAGGCGGAGCTCGCCTTCCTGGCGGCGCACTCCAAGGCCGAGATCGTCGACATGCTCCGGAAGCACACCTACGCCGACGAGCTCCGCCAGGGCTTGCGGCGCGGCCGCGGCATGGGGGCCCGCCCGCAGCCGACGCCGTCGTGGGCACGGGAGCCCCTCTTCGAGAAGGCCGTGACCCCGAGCGACGTCGGCAAGCTCAACCGCCTCGTGGTGCCGAAGCAGCACGCCGAGAAGCACTTCCCCCTGAAGCGCACGCCGGAGACGACGACCACCACCGGCAAGGGGGTGCTGCTCAACTTCGAGGACGGCGAGGGGAAAGTGTGGAGGTTCCGGTACTCGTACTGGAACAGCAGCCAGAGCTACGTCCTCACCAAGGGTTGGAGCCGCTTCGTCCGGGAGAAGGGCCTCGGTGCCGGCGACTCCATCGTGTTCTCGTGCTCGGCATACGGTCAGGAGAAGCAGTTCTTCATCGACTGCAAGAAGAACAAGACGATGGCGAGCTGCCCCGCTGACGGCGGCGCCGCAACGGCGTCGCCGCCTGTGGCAGAGGCAGCTAATGGAGAACAAGTCCGTGTCGTGAGGCTGTTTGGCGTCGACATcgccggagagaagagggggcgaGCAGCGCCAGCGGAGCAGGAGTTGTTCAAGAGGCAATGCGTGGCACACAGCCAGCACTCTCCTGCCCTAGGTGCCATCGTCTTATAG
- the LOC123076984 gene encoding AP2/ERF and B3 domain-containing protein Os01g0141000 isoform X1, whose protein sequence is MGVEILSSTGEHSSQYSSGAVSTATTESGVGGRPPTAPSLPVAIADESVTSRSASAQSASSRFKGVVPQPNGRWGAQIYERHARVWLGTFPDEDSAARAYDVAALRYRGREAATNFPSAAAEAELAFLAAHSKAEIVDMLRKHTYADELRQGLRRGRGMGARPQPTPSWAREPLFEKAVTPSDVGKLNRLVVPKQHAEKHFPLKRTPETTTTTGKGVLLNFEDGEGKVWRFRYSYWNSSQSYVLTKGWSRFVREKGLGAGDSIVFSCSAYGQEKQFFIDCKKNKTMASCPADGGAATASPPVAEAANGEQVRVVRLFGVDIAGEKRGRAAPAEQELFKRQCVAHSQHSPALGAIVL, encoded by the coding sequence ATGGGGGTGGAGATCCTGAGCTCCACGGGGGAACACTCCTCCCAGTACTCTTCCGGGGCCGTGTCCACAGCCACGACGGAGTCAGGCGTCGGCGGACGGCCGCCGACTGCGCCGAGCCTACCTGTCGCCATCGCCGACGAGTCGGTGACCTCGCGGTCGGCATCGGCGCAGTCGGCGTCGTCGCGGTTCAAGGGGGTTGTGCCGCAGCCCAACGGGCGGTGGGGCGCCCAGATCTACGAGCGCCACGCTCGCGTCTGGCTCGGCACGTTCCCGGACGAGGACTCTGCGGCGCGCGCCTACGACGTGGCAGCGCTCCGGTACCGGGGCCGCGAGGCCGCCACCAACTTCCCCTCCGCGGCCGCAGAGGCGGAGCTCGCCTTCCTGGCGGCGCACTCCAAGGCCGAGATCGTCGACATGCTCCGGAAGCACACCTACGCCGACGAGCTCCGCCAGGGCTTGCGGCGCGGCCGCGGCATGGGGGCCCGCCCGCAGCCGACGCCGTCGTGGGCACGGGAGCCCCTCTTCGAGAAGGCCGTGACCCCGAGCGACGTCGGCAAGCTCAACCGCCTCGTGGTGCCGAAGCAGCACGCCGAGAAGCACTTCCCCCTGAAGCGCACGCCGGAGACGACGACCACCACCGGCAAGGGGGTGCTGCTCAACTTCGAGGACGGCGAGGGGAAAGTGTGGAGGTTCCGGTACTCGTACTGGAACAGCAGCCAGAGCTACGTCCTCACCAAGGGTTGGAGCCGCTTCGTCCGGGAGAAGGGCCTCGGTGCCGGCGACTCCATCGTGTTCTCGTGCTCGGCATACGGTCAGGAGAAGCAGTTCTTCATCGACTGCAAGAAGAACAAGACGATGGCGAGCTGCCCCGCTGACGGCGGCGCCGCAACGGCGTCGCCGCCTGTGGCAGAGGCAGCTAATGGAGAACAAGTCCGTGTCGTGAGGCTGTTTGGCGTCGACATcgccggagagaagagggggcgaGCAGCGCCAGCGGAGCAGGAGTTGTTCAAGAGGCAATGCGTGGCACACAGCCAGCACTCTCCTGCCCTAGGTGCCATCGTCTTATAG